DNA from Polaribacter sp. NJDZ03:
CTGTCGCTTTAGCAACCGCTGTATTACTTAATAAATCCTTAAGTTCCTTTAAATTAAAGTACTGTGTTGTTGAAAAAAGGGTAGCAGATAATAGATTGTCTGCATTTGAAATGATGTACTCTGTAGTTAATTCTTTTTGATCAATCTCAATTTTATTTACAGCGTTCTGTAAGCTATCCAATTGTATTTCACCAGACATAAATGCATCTAAAACATCTAATTTCTTTGTGTTTAAATTACTCTGTAAATTATTAAAAGCAAGTTGTTTTGTGTTTAAATCTCCGCCAGAAACAAATGTATTGTCATCACCTAAAACAACTGTATACTTCGTGTTTTCTAGAATGATTGTATGTTTTTTTCTTTGATTTCTTAATTGTAATTGATGTAACGTTGGTAAAGCTACAAAACCTTTAAAATGAAATGTGTTATTGATAACTTTAGAAGAATCTATTTTTTTGTTTTGCTCATTAATTAAATAAACCAAAGCACTATTGTTTGTGTTTGGTAAAGCACCGTAAATAGTGTATCCTTTATAAACTTTTTCTTTCTTATCTGTTAAATTACAAGAAGTTAGCAATATAAAAATACAACAGAAAAGTAATTTAGACATACAATATATTTATCATTCATTTAAAATTAGCAACCGTGCAAAATACTATTATTCCGACAACTTTAAATGCTCTTTTTAACCTTTTATATTAAATAAAGTAACAAGATGTATTATTGAACGTTTAGCATTAAGTTTTCCTTAATTTAAGAAGTAGCATTAAAAGTAAAGAAATAACTCCACAAACAAAAAAGCCAATAAATAGAGGTAGTGCAGTATCGGTTATGTAGCTACCAATAAAAGTAGCAATTGGTACTGCCATAATAGTAGAAACAAACCCATTAATTGCGGCTCCAACACCTGCAATATGTCCTATTGGTTCCATTGCTAAAGCTCTAGTGTTACCAAACAAAAACCCAATTGAAAAGAATTGTAATCCGAAGAAAATTAATAAAATATAAATATTAGGATTAGACTCTCCATAGAAAAATAAGATATAAATAAATGAAACTACAGTAAACATTACCGTAAAAAAGGAAACTAATTTAAACATTCCCATTTTAACAACGAGCTTTCCGTTTAAAAAAGTTGCCATTCCAATACTAATTGCCAAACTAGCAAATATAAAAGGAAATTCTTCTTCTAAATTGTATTGTTCTACAAAAATGTGCTGGCTAGCACTTAAATACACCATAAAAGACCCCGTAATAAAACCAGAAAATATAGTAAAAATTACAGCATATTTATACTTTAGAAACTCTTTTACACCTTCTATAAATAGGGCTAATTTAAATTCCTTTCTTTTCTCTATATCTAAAGTTTCTGGTTGCCTTTTCCAAACCCAAAGCATTATAAAAACTCCTATAATTAATTGACTATAAAAAATAGATTTCCAGCCATAAGCGTCTAATAATAACTTACCTAAAGCAGGAGAAATAACAGGTACTAAAAGAAATATCACCGTAATAAAAGACATTACTCTTGCCATATAATTACCGTTAAAACGATCTCTAACCATAGCAATACTTATAGTTCTTGGCGCAGACAAACCAATTCCTTGTAAAAACCGACCAACAATCATCATTTCTAAATTGGTTGCAAAAAGGCAAATAAAACTAGCGAATACAAAAACGCTAAAACCAACATAGATAATAGGTTTTCGACCAAAACTATCGGATAATGGCCCTGAAATAAGTTGTCCAAAACCAATCCCTAAAAAGATCATGGTAATAAATAATTGATTGTTTTTTGGGTCTATAATATGTATGCTTTTACCAATATCTGCTACTGCAGGCAACAATGCATCTATTGCAAAAGCAACCAACGACATTAAAGATGCCATTACAATTATAAATTCTGATTCTGATTTTTGTCTAATTTTCACGAGGCAAAAGTAGTTTTATTTAGGGGTTAAAGATGGTTAAATTTAAAAAAAATAAACAAAAAAAAGGTTGCTAAATAAGCAACCTTCTATAGTATTTTAATATTTAAAAGAGTTATTCTCTCCCAATTTCATTTATAGCAGAATTGTTTCCAATTCCTTTTGGGTTTTCTCCCCATTTATTAGCACCACTTTCTGAGTCTGTACAGAATAAAACTAAAAGCCAAATCGATCCAACTAAAGGAATAAGGACAATAAAAATGAACCATCCACTTTTTCCAACATCATGTAACCTTCTAGCTACAAGTGCTAAACTCGGTACTAAAATAGCTAAAGTATAAATATAGCTTAAACCTCCTAATAATGGAGACTCTAAAGCGATACCGATCCCTGCAAACACAATACTTATTACAATAGAAATTATTGCATTAAATAATGTAAACATCCAATATTCTTCTCTTCTTGCTCTTCCATTAAAATCTGCGTAATGTTCTTTTAAAACTTTTAAATACCAATTCATTTTTTATAAGTGTTTCGTTAGTTTGATAAGCGGCAAATATATATTATTTAAAATAATCCTCTAGACTTTAACTCTAAATACTTGTTAATGGTATCTCCTGTTAAGTTCTCTGGCTTTGTTAAAACAGCCTGAATTCCATATTTCTTCAATTCTTTTACAATACTCTTCTTTTCATACATAAATTTTTCTGCAATAATACTGTCGTAAATCCCTAAAACATCTTCACTTTTTGTTGTGGTTAAGGCTTCTAAAGCCGTGTTTTCAAAAAAGACAACCAACACCAAATGGCTTTTAGCCAACGCTCTTAAATAGGGTAGTTGCCTATTTAAACCGTCCATAGTTTCAAAATTTGTATAAAGAATTAGTAAACTTCTTTGTGTAATTTTTCTTTTAACAACGGCATATAAAGTGCTAAAATCCGATTCTGAGAAATCTGTTTTAATATTGTGTAAGGCTTCCGAAATTAAACTCATTTGAGAGTTTCTTTTTTCTGCAACCACCCAATCTTCCAACTTTGTTGAAAACGACAACATACCTGCTTTGTCTTGCTTTCTTAAAATAACATTACTAATAGCCAATGTAGAATTGATGGCATAATCTAACAAACTTAAATTGTTAAAATGCATTTGCATAGCGCGTCCTTTATCAATAATAGAGTATACAGGTTGCGATTTTTCTTCTACATATTGATTGATCATTAACTGATTTCTCTTTGCAGTTGCTTTCCAGTTTAAAGACCGAATATCATCACCCGAAACATATTCTTTAATTTGCTCAAATTCTAAAGAATGCCCAATTCTTCTTACTTTTTTTGTTCCGTAAGAAACAGCATCATTGTTAAAAGCTCTAAAATCGAATTCTCTTAACTTTAAAAAGGATGGATAACATTTTAGCTCTTTTTCTTCTCCTAAAACATGTTTTTTAGTGGCTAATTGCAACGGAGAACTGGCGTACACATTAATATTTCCAAATAAATAAACACCTCTTTCAGTTGGAATTAAATCGTAATGAATTGTTTTTTCTTCTTTTTTTGATAAAATAATATTGAAGATAAAATCTCTCTTTTGAAATTGAAACGGAATTTCTTCTATAAT
Protein-coding regions in this window:
- a CDS encoding multidrug effflux MFS transporter, encoding MKIRQKSESEFIIVMASLMSLVAFAIDALLPAVADIGKSIHIIDPKNNQLFITMIFLGIGFGQLISGPLSDSFGRKPIIYVGFSVFVFASFICLFATNLEMMIVGRFLQGIGLSAPRTISIAMVRDRFNGNYMARVMSFITVIFLLVPVISPALGKLLLDAYGWKSIFYSQLIIGVFIMLWVWKRQPETLDIEKRKEFKLALFIEGVKEFLKYKYAVIFTIFSGFITGSFMVYLSASQHIFVEQYNLEEEFPFIFASLAISIGMATFLNGKLVVKMGMFKLVSFFTVMFTVVSFIYILFFYGESNPNIYILLIFFGLQFFSIGFLFGNTRALAMEPIGHIAGVGAAINGFVSTIMAVPIATFIGSYITDTALPLFIGFFVCGVISLLLMLLLKLRKT
- a CDS encoding TlpA disulfide reductase family protein encodes the protein MSKLLFCCIFILLTSCNLTDKKEKVYKGYTIYGALPNTNNSALVYLINEQNKKIDSSKVINNTFHFKGFVALPTLHQLQLRNQRKKHTIILENTKYTVVLGDDNTFVSGGDLNTKQLAFNNLQSNLNTKKLDVLDAFMSGEIQLDSLQNAVNKIEIDQKELTTEYIISNADNLLSATLFSTTQYFNLKELKDLLSNTAVAKATVLKSVLTKEIKKLQKITDDALAKKAIVVEANAKKIYRKPAIMFSGDGINRELISLKSIIKGKKIVLIDFWASWCGPCRVVTPRVKQLYDRYKNKGFTILTVSEDKTREAWKKGIEQDKMLSWHHIFDDFGRISSMYGVKAIPYMVLIDGNGGIIKEKISVTELEYQLQKLL
- a CDS encoding DUF58 domain-containing protein, which codes for MKHFYNTLFLNNRFFYILGSIAALFVVGFFIPFFFEVSKVLLFMLVVLVLIDIFILYNTQNAIAVNRCLPERLSNGDVNKISMQLQSSYKFKAHLSIIEEIPFQFQKRDFIFNIILSKKEEKTIHYDLIPTERGVYLFGNINVYASSPLQLATKKHVLGEEKELKCYPSFLKLREFDFRAFNNDAVSYGTKKVRRIGHSLEFEQIKEYVSGDDIRSLNWKATAKRNQLMINQYVEEKSQPVYSIIDKGRAMQMHFNNLSLLDYAINSTLAISNVILRKQDKAGMLSFSTKLEDWVVAEKRNSQMSLISEALHNIKTDFSESDFSTLYAVVKRKITQRSLLILYTNFETMDGLNRQLPYLRALAKSHLVLVVFFENTALEALTTTKSEDVLGIYDSIIAEKFMYEKKSIVKELKKYGIQAVLTKPENLTGDTINKYLELKSRGLF
- a CDS encoding DUF805 domain-containing protein, which produces MNWYLKVLKEHYADFNGRARREEYWMFTLFNAIISIVISIVFAGIGIALESPLLGGLSYIYTLAILVPSLALVARRLHDVGKSGWFIFIVLIPLVGSIWLLVLFCTDSESGANKWGENPKGIGNNSAINEIGRE